A single window of Streptococcus cristatus ATCC 51100 DNA harbors:
- a CDS encoding YihY/virulence factor BrkB family protein: MTGFIKKIRENEFLRAFFHFYQASEADITSIAVAYYFLISIFPLLLIAANILPYFQIRPDELLVALKDLLPESLYLTIAKVVRDVLTKPSTGLLSISILSALWTFSQSMTFLQKAFNKCYGTKQGRGLIWERIFAFIMSLGLQVLLGLSLVLTLFGRMLVGFLYNFWHFDRGLYQQLLTMTEPTIYLMLFLSLILLYFSLPNVKIPKIRYVLPGATLVLVIIYSLMNLFTVYIEAYLDRFLDVRFVGSVVVVIIMFWFILIAKVLIVGAVLNASIQSRFVSHFESRSGELILRFDDEGHADKDTDV; the protein is encoded by the coding sequence GTGACAGGATTCATCAAAAAGATAAGAGAAAATGAATTTCTCAGAGCGTTTTTCCATTTTTATCAGGCGTCGGAGGCAGATATTACCAGTATTGCTGTGGCCTATTATTTTCTGATTTCGATTTTTCCCTTGTTATTGATTGCGGCAAATATTCTGCCCTATTTTCAAATTCGGCCAGATGAGCTCTTGGTTGCGCTGAAAGACTTACTGCCAGAGTCATTGTATCTGACGATCGCCAAGGTTGTCCGCGATGTGCTAACCAAGCCTTCGACAGGTTTGCTGAGTATTTCTATCCTGTCTGCCCTGTGGACTTTTTCCCAGAGCATGACTTTTTTGCAAAAGGCTTTTAATAAATGCTATGGTACGAAGCAAGGGCGGGGGCTTATCTGGGAGCGTATCTTTGCTTTTATCATGAGTCTAGGCTTGCAAGTCCTACTAGGCTTGTCGCTCGTTTTGACCCTGTTCGGTCGAATGCTGGTTGGCTTTCTTTATAATTTCTGGCACTTTGACCGTGGCCTCTACCAGCAGTTGCTGACCATGACAGAGCCTACGATTTATCTGATGCTCTTTCTTTCGCTGATTCTGCTTTATTTTTCTTTACCTAATGTGAAGATTCCCAAAATCCGCTATGTCCTACCGGGTGCGACCTTGGTTCTGGTTATCATTTATAGCCTCATGAACCTTTTTACTGTTTATATTGAAGCTTACCTAGATCGCTTTTTAGATGTGCGTTTTGTCGGCTCAGTGGTGGTTGTGATTATCATGTTTTGGTTTATCCTGATTGCCAAGGTGCTAATCGTCGGTGCTGTCCTCAATGCAAGCATCCAAAGCCGTTTTGTATCGCATTTTGAAAGCCGTAGTGGTGAGCTTATTCTGAGATTTGATGACGAAGGACATGCAGATAAGGATACAGATGTATAA
- a CDS encoding methionyl aminopeptidase: MITIKSQREIDLMDKSGDFLASVHIGLRDLIKPGIDMWDIEEYVRKRCKEANALPLQIGVEGSIMDYPYATCCSLNDEVAHAFPRHQKLVEGDIICVDMVVGLVDKAELDVSKLDFNNVEQMKQYTESFRGGVADSCWAYAVGQISPEAQQLMDVTKECLYRGIAAAQVGNRIGDIGAAIQEYAESHGYGVVRDLVGHGVGPTMHEEPMVPHYGRAGRGLRLREGMVLTVEPMINTGTWEIDTDFETGWAHKTLDGGLSCQYEHQFVITKDGPVILTSQGEEGTY; the protein is encoded by the coding sequence ATGATTACTATAAAATCACAACGTGAAATTGATTTAATGGACAAGAGCGGAGATTTCTTAGCTTCTGTTCATATCGGCTTGAGAGATTTGATCAAGCCAGGTATTGACATGTGGGACATCGAAGAATATGTCCGCAAGCGCTGTAAAGAAGCTAATGCCTTGCCACTTCAGATTGGCGTAGAGGGCAGTATCATGGATTATCCTTATGCGACTTGTTGTTCTCTTAATGACGAGGTGGCTCACGCCTTTCCTCGCCATCAAAAATTGGTAGAAGGTGATATCATCTGTGTGGACATGGTTGTTGGCTTAGTCGACAAGGCTGAGCTGGATGTATCTAAGCTGGACTTTAACAACGTAGAGCAGATGAAGCAATATACAGAAAGCTTCCGTGGTGGTGTCGCAGACTCTTGCTGGGCTTATGCTGTTGGACAGATTAGTCCAGAAGCGCAGCAACTCATGGATGTGACTAAGGAATGTCTCTACCGAGGAATTGCAGCCGCACAAGTTGGTAATCGTATCGGAGACATTGGTGCAGCCATTCAAGAATACGCTGAAAGCCATGGATACGGAGTAGTTCGTGATTTGGTTGGTCACGGTGTTGGTCCAACCATGCATGAGGAACCAATGGTGCCGCATTACGGCCGTGCAGGGCGTGGCCTGCGCTTGCGGGAGGGAATGGTTCTGACTGTCGAGCCCATGATCAATACAGGTACTTGGGAAATTGACACAGACTTTGAGACCGGTTGGGCGCATAAAACCCTAGATGGCGGTCTTTCTTGCCAATATGAGCATCAATTTGTCATTACCAAAGATGGTCCTGTGATTCTAACCAGCCAGGGCGAAGAAGGGACTTATTAA
- the spxR gene encoding CBS-HotDog domain-containing transcription factor SpxR, producing the protein MSKHQEILAYLENLPIGKRVSVRSISNYLGVSDGTAYRAIKEAENRGIVETRPRSGTIRVKSKKVVLEHLTYKEIADITGSEVLAGEKGLEKEFNKFSIGAMTEQNILRYLNEGGLLIVGDRTQIQILALENENAVLVTGGFEVDPEVLKLANRIEIPVLRTKHDTYTVATMINRALSNIQIKTDILTVEQVYRASHEYGFLHDTDTVRDYLDLVRRNRTSRFPVVNQHQMLVGVVTMRDAGDKSPLTTLDKVMTRKIFMTGLSANIANISQRMIAEDFEMIPVVRGNQTLLGVITRRDIMEKMSRSQISSLPTFSEQVGQKLHRQEDIFSFTVEPFMLEQNRVLANGVLTEIITRITQQLMTTNSQSLIVDQMMIHFFQAVQIDDVLQIRPRIIHQTRRTAVIDYDIYLDSLIVAKATITVKIT; encoded by the coding sequence ATGAGTAAACACCAGGAAATTTTGGCTTATCTTGAAAATCTTCCAATTGGTAAGCGGGTCAGTGTTCGGAGTATTTCAAATTACTTGGGTGTCAGCGACGGAACGGCCTACCGAGCGATCAAGGAAGCTGAAAATAGAGGAATTGTCGAAACCAGACCCAGAAGTGGGACTATCCGAGTGAAGTCGAAGAAAGTTGTTTTAGAGCACCTGACCTACAAGGAAATTGCTGATATTACTGGATCAGAGGTGCTTGCCGGCGAAAAGGGACTGGAAAAAGAATTTAACAAGTTCTCCATCGGAGCTATGACCGAGCAAAATATCCTACGTTACTTAAACGAGGGCGGCCTTCTTATTGTCGGGGATCGGACGCAGATTCAGATTTTGGCTCTTGAGAATGAGAATGCCGTACTCGTAACGGGAGGCTTTGAAGTCGATCCAGAGGTTTTAAAACTGGCCAATCGTATTGAAATTCCAGTCCTAAGAACCAAGCACGATACCTATACCGTGGCGACCATGATTAACCGCGCCCTGTCCAATATCCAGATTAAAACTGATATTTTGACAGTAGAGCAGGTTTATAGAGCCAGTCACGAATATGGTTTCTTACACGACACAGATACCGTTCGTGACTATCTGGACTTGGTTCGTCGTAATCGGACCAGCCGTTTTCCAGTCGTCAATCAGCATCAAATGCTGGTTGGGGTCGTGACGATGCGGGATGCGGGAGATAAGTCTCCTTTGACTACCTTGGACAAGGTTATGACCCGGAAAATCTTCATGACTGGTCTTTCAGCAAATATTGCCAATATCAGTCAGCGCATGATTGCAGAAGATTTTGAGATGATTCCGGTAGTGCGTGGCAATCAGACTCTCCTTGGAGTGATTACACGTCGGGATATTATGGAGAAAATGAGCCGCTCACAGATTTCCAGTCTACCGACCTTCAGTGAGCAGGTGGGCCAGAAGCTTCATCGGCAAGAGGATATTTTTTCTTTCACTGTCGAGCCTTTCATGCTGGAGCAAAACAGGGTCTTGGCTAATGGCGTCCTGACGGAAATCATCACTCGGATTACACAACAGTTGATGACGACGAATAGTCAGAGCTTAATCGTCGATCAGATGATGATTCATTTCTTTCAGGCTGTTCAGATTGATGATGTCCTGCAGATTCGGCCACGTATTATTCATCAGACGCGGCGGACAGCAGTGATTGACTATGATATCTACTTAGATTCGCTCATTGTTGCCAAAGCAACGATTACTGTAAAAATTACTTAG
- a CDS encoding GNAT family N-acetyltransferase — protein MNLWTQLAAFSFIETEHSFLRPILFGDAESLYKIASNPDNTEFIFPTESSLQESEYVIANYFMKNPLGIWAICDKETNEMIGSIKFEKMDEIKKEAELGYFLRKDYWGQGLMTEVVRELVFLSFTKFDFKRLTIITHEENIASQKVALKAGFKLFRQFKGSDRYTRKMRDYTEYRYEKGDFNE, from the coding sequence ATGAATTTGTGGACACAGTTAGCAGCTTTTTCTTTTATTGAAACGGAGCATTCCTTTTTACGCCCGATTCTTTTTGGAGATGCAGAATCCCTTTATAAAATTGCTTCCAATCCGGATAATACCGAATTTATTTTTCCGACTGAAAGTAGCTTACAGGAAAGTGAATATGTTATCGCCAATTATTTTATGAAAAATCCATTGGGAATTTGGGCAATTTGTGATAAGGAAACGAATGAAATGATTGGTTCCATTAAATTTGAGAAAATGGATGAGATAAAAAAAGAAGCTGAACTAGGATATTTTTTGAGGAAGGACTACTGGGGACAGGGCCTGATGACCGAAGTTGTCCGTGAATTGGTTTTTCTTTCCTTTACAAAATTCGATTTTAAGCGTCTGACTATCATTACGCATGAAGAGAATATTGCCAGTCAAAAAGTTGCACTGAAAGCTGGTTTTAAGCTCTTCCGTCAGTTTAAAGGGAGCGACCGCTATACGAGAAAGATGAGAGATTACACCGAATATCGCTACGAAAAAGGAGATTTCAATGAGTAA
- a CDS encoding UDP-N-acetylglucosamine 1-carboxyvinyltransferase, with protein MKKIVINGGRPLKGEVTINGAKNSVVALIPAIILADNVVTLDGVPAISDVDSLIEIMEIMGATIKRSGDCLEVDPRNIKNMPMPSGKINSLRASYYFYGSLLGRFGEATVGLPGGCDLGPRPIDLHLKAFEAMGAHMTMEGNYMKLSTGGKRLAGASIYMDTVSVGATINTMLAAVKAEGRTVIENAAREPEIIDVATLLNNMGAHIRGAGTDIITIEGVDSLHGTRHQVIPDRIEAGTYISLAAAIGQGVQINNVLYEHLESFIAKLEEMGVRMTISEDSIFVEGQKELKAINIKTSPYPGFATDLQQPITPLLLTAHGHGKIVDTIYEKRVNHVAELAKMTGKISTASNQIVYEGPNQLQGASVKATDLRAGAALVIAGLMAQGRTEITNIEFILRGYSNIIEKLRSLGADIQLIEE; from the coding sequence ATGAAAAAAATTGTAATTAATGGTGGTCGCCCTTTAAAAGGAGAGGTGACTATTAATGGTGCTAAAAATAGTGTTGTGGCCCTTATCCCAGCTATTATTTTAGCTGATAATGTTGTTACTTTAGATGGTGTACCGGCGATTTCGGATGTTGATAGCCTCATCGAGATTATGGAAATCATGGGAGCGACTATCAAACGGTCTGGAGATTGCCTAGAGGTTGATCCTAGAAACATCAAGAATATGCCGATGCCATCTGGTAAAATCAATAGTCTACGGGCTTCTTATTATTTTTATGGAAGTTTGCTAGGCCGCTTTGGAGAAGCGACAGTTGGGCTTCCTGGAGGCTGTGACCTTGGTCCTCGTCCGATTGATCTCCATCTCAAGGCTTTCGAAGCAATGGGCGCTCACATGACCATGGAAGGCAATTATATGAAATTGTCAACAGGTGGTAAGCGCTTGGCTGGAGCTAGTATTTACATGGATACTGTTAGTGTCGGTGCCACGATTAATACGATGTTGGCAGCAGTCAAGGCTGAGGGGCGTACGGTGATTGAAAATGCGGCGCGTGAGCCAGAAATCATCGATGTAGCTACGCTGCTTAACAATATGGGAGCTCATATTCGTGGGGCTGGGACTGATATTATCACGATTGAAGGTGTAGACAGCCTTCATGGAACGCGCCATCAAGTGATTCCAGATCGGATTGAAGCTGGGACTTATATTTCTTTGGCGGCGGCAATTGGACAAGGTGTCCAGATCAATAATGTCCTTTATGAACATTTGGAAAGTTTCATTGCTAAGCTAGAGGAAATGGGGGTGCGCATGACCATTTCAGAAGACAGCATCTTTGTAGAAGGGCAGAAGGAATTAAAAGCTATTAACATCAAGACTTCGCCTTATCCTGGCTTTGCTACGGATTTGCAGCAGCCGATCACTCCGCTTTTGTTGACAGCTCATGGCCATGGAAAAATCGTTGATACCATCTATGAGAAACGGGTCAACCATGTCGCTGAATTGGCTAAGATGACTGGTAAAATCTCAACCGCTAGCAATCAAATCGTCTATGAAGGACCAAATCAGCTGCAAGGTGCTTCTGTGAAGGCTACGGATTTGCGTGCGGGTGCAGCCTTGGTGATTGCTGGTCTGATGGCCCAAGGCCGAACAGAAATTACCAATATTGAATTTATTTTACGCGGTTATTCCAATATTATTGAAAAATTAAGAAGTCTGGGTGCGGACATCCAGCTCATCGAAGAATAA
- the metK gene encoding methionine adenosyltransferase, whose protein sequence is MSERKLFTSESVSEGHPDKIADQISDAILDAILAQDPEAHVAAETAVYTGSVHVFGEISTTAYVDINRVVRDTIAEIGYTNTEYGFSAETVGVHPSLVEQSPDIAQGVNEAFEVRGNAQKDPLDLIGAGDQGLMFGFAVDETPELMPLPISLSHKLVRRLAELRKSGELSYLRPDAKSQVTVEYDENDRPIRVDTVVISTQHDPEVSNEQIHQDVIQKVIAQVIPSEYLDGQTKVFINPTGRFVIGGPQGDSGLTGRKIIVDTYGGYSRHGGGAFSGKDATKVDRSASYAARYIAKNIVAAGLAKKVEVQLAYAIGVAQPVSVRIDTFGTGVVSESRLQNAVRQLFDLRPAGIIQMLDLKRPIYRQTAAYGHMGRTDIDLPWERTDKAAALQAALQ, encoded by the coding sequence ATGTCAGAACGTAAACTTTTTACGTCTGAATCTGTATCGGAGGGACATCCCGATAAGATTGCAGACCAAATTTCCGATGCTATTTTGGATGCTATTTTGGCTCAGGATCCAGAGGCTCATGTTGCAGCTGAAACCGCTGTTTATACAGGCTCCGTCCATGTTTTTGGAGAAATTTCGACTACAGCCTATGTAGATATCAATCGGGTGGTTCGTGATACCATTGCAGAGATTGGCTACACCAATACAGAGTATGGCTTTTCTGCAGAGACAGTAGGCGTCCATCCATCTTTGGTGGAGCAGTCGCCAGATATTGCTCAAGGGGTCAATGAAGCATTTGAGGTTCGAGGAAATGCTCAAAAAGATCCGTTGGATTTGATTGGAGCTGGTGACCAAGGCCTTATGTTTGGTTTTGCGGTGGATGAAACACCAGAGCTCATGCCATTGCCTATTTCTCTCAGTCACAAACTGGTGCGTCGTTTGGCAGAACTGCGCAAATCAGGTGAATTGTCTTATCTGCGACCAGATGCCAAGTCTCAGGTTACGGTAGAATACGATGAAAATGATCGCCCAATTCGTGTAGATACGGTAGTTATTTCTACTCAGCATGATCCTGAAGTCAGCAATGAACAGATTCATCAGGATGTTATCCAAAAGGTCATTGCTCAAGTGATTCCAAGCGAATATTTGGATGGTCAGACCAAGGTCTTTATCAATCCTACTGGTCGTTTTGTTATCGGTGGTCCTCAAGGAGACTCTGGCTTGACAGGACGTAAGATTATTGTGGATACCTATGGTGGTTATTCTCGCCATGGAGGTGGCGCCTTCTCTGGTAAGGATGCAACCAAGGTCGATCGTTCTGCGTCTTATGCGGCTCGTTATATCGCTAAAAATATCGTAGCTGCTGGTTTGGCTAAAAAAGTAGAAGTGCAGTTGGCCTATGCTATTGGGGTAGCTCAGCCCGTTTCAGTCCGCATTGATACTTTTGGAACCGGCGTAGTTTCTGAAAGCAGACTTCAGAATGCTGTCCGCCAACTCTTTGATTTGCGTCCAGCAGGTATTATCCAAATGTTGGATTTGAAACGCCCAATTTATCGCCAAACAGCTGCTTATGGTCATATGGGTCGAACAGACATCGATCTTCCTTGGGAACGCACAGACAAGGCAGCTGCGCTCCAAGCGGCTTTGCAATAA